In Aythya fuligula isolate bAytFul2 chromosome 14, bAytFul2.pri, whole genome shotgun sequence, the following proteins share a genomic window:
- the LOC116494751 gene encoding double-headed protease inhibitor, submandibular gland-like — protein sequence MKMTRAAALLGLLFLVCFSDIVSGQRWASCSVYRMADRSNLACPRDFQPVCGTDNVTYPNECSLCREIFRNRVIDKKHDGRCIKVDCTGYMRTTGGRESFCTQQYNPLCATNGVTYSNKCSFCTAVANGEDIDLLMPGKCPKFRNTRIDCSGFKSTDVYCTAEYMPLCGSDGRTYGNKCHFCIAVLKSRGSLTLKHHGKC from the exons ATGAAGATGACAAGAGCTGCTGCCCTTCTTGGGCTACTGTTTCTTGTCTGCTTTTCTG ATATTGTTTCTGGTCAACGATGG GCCTCCTGCAGCGTGTACAGGATGGCGGATAGGAGCAATCTCGCCTGTCCCAGGGACTTCCAGCCTGTCTGTGGCACCGATAATGTGACGTACCCCAATGAGTGCTCGCTCTGCAGAGAAATCTT TCGTAACAGAGTGATTGACAAAAAGCATGACGGAAGATGTATAAAG GTTGATTGCACCGGCTACATGAGAACGACAGGTGGTAGGGAGTCGTTCTGCACCCAGCAATACAACCCACTGTGTGCCACCAACGGGGTTACCTACAGCAACAAGTGCAGCTTCTGCACGGCAGTGGC GAATGGAGAGGACATCGACCTGCTCATGCCTGGAAAATGCCCCAAG TTCCGTAACACACGGATCGACTGCAGTGGATTCAAGAGCACCGATGTCTACTGCACCGCTGAGTATATGCCCCTCTGTGGCTCTGACGGCAGAACATATGGAAACAAATGCCACTTCTGCATTGCAGTTCT gAAGAGCCGGGGTTCCCTGACCCTCAAGCACCACGGTAAATGCTGA
- the LOC116495015 gene encoding serine protease inhibitor Kazal-type 6-like yields the protein MKATGTLVLLSLLLLSFFSDVAAQDIEEICKEFVNRSVYCTRESNPHCGTDGVTYGNKCAFCKAVLRSGGKIRLKHMGKC from the exons ATGAAGGCAACAGGCACCTTAGTGCTTCTcagcctgctgcttctgtctttcttctcGG ATGTAGCAGCTCAAGACATTGAAGAG ATCTGTAAAGAGTTTGTAAACAGGAGCGTGTACTGCACGAGGGAGTCCAACCCTCACTGTGGCACGGATGGCGTAACGTACGGGAACAAGTGTGCCTTCTGCAAAGCAGTTCT GAGGAGTGGAGGGAAAATAAGGTTGAAGCACATGGGGAAATGCTGA